The sequence TGCGATATAATGATGCCTGAATACGACGGCTACTGGGTGCTCGAAAACGTCCGCAGAATCGATGAATTGAAAAATACTCCCTTTATTTTTATAACGGCTAAATCGGAACGGGAAAATTTCCGGAGAGGGATGGAAATGGGCGCCGACGACTATCTTACCAAACCGTTCAAAATCTCGGAATTGACCAAAGCAGTAGAGGTGCAGCTTCAGAAGAAAGCAAATTTCGAGTCCGCCGCCGGAAATAAATTAAATGCCGAGGATTTTCTGCTGGTCGATACGGGAAATAAAATCATTAAGGTCCCTGTTAAATCGATAGTAATTATAGAAGCGGATAATGTTTATTCGGTGATTTCCACGCGCGAAGGCAAAACATACGAAATAAGAAAATCCGTTTCGAATTGGGAGGGAATTTTGCCGGAAAATTTCGTACGCGTTCACAGAAGCGCAATTATAAATCTCGATTATGTTAAACAAATCGAAAAATTTTCAAATCAAACGATGCTGCTCCACCTCGACGGA comes from Melioribacter roseus P3M-2 and encodes:
- a CDS encoding LytR/AlgR family response regulator transcription factor — protein: MKKIVVVEDDKVLCENIKSALSLSDFEVFISHDGLEGLNLIKEVKPDVILCDIMMPEYDGYWVLENVRRIDELKNTPFIFITAKSERENFRRGMEMGADDYLTKPFKISELTKAVEVQLQKKANFESAAGNKLNAEDFLLVDTGNKIIKVPVKSIVIIEADNVYSVISTREGKTYEIRKSVSNWEGILPENFVRVHRSAIINLDYVKQIEKFSNQTMLLHLDGYDRPVRMGKSYWAALKDKVIK